The Nymphaea colorata isolate Beijing-Zhang1983 chromosome 5, ASM883128v2, whole genome shotgun sequence DNA segment aattcaaattttcaCCTATTGAGAAATTACCTCATGCAGTAAACAAACCAAATTACTTTGTTAACTCCTTGATTTTCAATTAGCACAATattgagtgagagagagaatggcaAATGTAGctggagagaggaagaagggaagaaaccGAAACACAGTTGAGAACTGTAGAGGAGGTGACAATGGCAGGGGCATTGCTGCGATTTTCCTGATCGGTGGCGCCGTCGTCGCTGGAGTACTTTTGGCTGCCATTATCGCCcccaagagaaagaaagagaaaactaaagatatgggtatgagagagaaaaaaaaaacaagggacTCCTGCAAAGGAGCCATGAACAGGCATGAAGATGACCTTGGATTGCTTTCACTACTGCCATTAGATGTAAAAGCCTCTATCGAGCCGATAGAGAAAGAGTGGTAAgtataaaaagataaaatagtGTTcgcctttatatatatatacacacacacatacttcTGATTGCACCATCTAATCCACCATGTTGTTCGACTTAGAAAGGATACCTTTCATTTTACGTTCGCATGCACAGTTGTTGTCAGTGTTACTGGCGTTCTTCTCTTTTTGGACTTGCAGTCGACCGGGTTTTTCCACTAACACAGATGAAAAAGCGAGTCCCATATTTCAGGTAAAGTTCATTTCTTCTAAGGCTCTAGCCAAATAGTGTTTCAATGCTTAACTACAATAGCAactgttcttctcttcttccttttcttctaggtattgtttttccttcttattcttCAGTTTCCATGGAGAGAATAGCAACACCCCTCAAGGAAGGAAAACATGGCTATACTGATGTTTTTCTTGATGTACATAAAGATCACAATCTTTGCCTCTTGACCTTGAGGAAGCCACGTAGATCCCATCTTCGAAGTAGGCACCAGAAACGGAGACAACAAATAAATTGAGCAGATTATATTGCCGGTCAATTAATCACATTTCTAGTAGCATCAATGCTGGGTCTTTTCTAAGATCCCTACTGTTCAGTTGGTATTAGACCAGAGGGCCGTCTTGGGGCCTTCCCTATTCCTTTCATCAATATTGCATGTTCAAAAGTCCTCCCGTTCACagaagttttcacttgattgaAGGTTTTTCATAAGGTTATAGATGCCTTCGCTTCCAAGCTTTAGACTGGAGGTGATCATGAAGTTTAGCAATTTAAGTCAGAGGGGTGAATATGCCACATTTCATCGATATCTCACTGACTGAATAATGGTGACTGGGGAGCACGGGCTTGTCGCTGGAAAAGCTAGATCGTTTGACAAAATGAAAGCACGAAAAACgcacaaagttttttttttcttttttctttttggctgtCTTCTTTTTCACTGCATGTAGAGAAATTCCACATCCGTGACTGAGATGTTCTATGTGCAGGAAAAACAATTATCTCAACAGTTCATCGAAGGACTCAATAAGGGGGAAGCTCCCATTCCGGATTTTAAGATAGAAAAAGAAGGCGCTCTCTTTCTCCACCACCTTGAAGCATTTCCTCCTGATGCATCTTCATTAGATCAGCAAATTCTCCAAGCAGAAAAGATGGTGGACAGTTCAGTATCTCAACTATTACATGACGAAGGTTACAGCAGTTTAACACGCAATTTGTCATCACAGAACGATGGCAAAGATGGCAGTGATGCCGGTCGTGGCAGTCACTGTTCTGTATCTCTACCATCATTAACAGATGATATTACtattggtggtggtggtggtggtggtggtggtgatggtagTCCCCTCAGTGATTGTAATAATATTGATGGTAACGGTGGTTGTGGTAGTCGCGGCAATTATAGTTTTGTATCTCCACCAACATTAGATCAAGATCATGGTAATGACAGTGGTGGTCATAGCAGTAATAGTTCTGTATCTCTGTTGTCATTAGAAGATGATAGTAACGATAGTGGTGGCAGTGATGGTCACCATAATTCAGTATTTCTGCCGCTACTACAGAATGACCATGGGGGAGACAGTGCTGGTGGTGGCAGTGGCTCAGTTTCTCTACTGCTATTACAAGATGATGGTTGTGCAGGCAATCATAGTGGTGGCAGTGGTGTTGATGATTGTGATGGTGATAGTTCATTACCTCTGCTATTACTAcaggatggtggtggtggtgaaaTCAGCAATAGTGATGACTATAATGTGGACCgcgaaaaagaaaatagttcTGTTGCGTTTGAACTAGAAAATTCAGCAGGGGCAATCACTATTACTGTAGCAGCAGAGGTGATTAGTTGCGGGAGTTACTCCTCCGGACCAGAAGGTTTTCCAGCTGGAACAAGTCCTATCACCACCTGGCCCAAACTTTCTATCAGTGAACGCTCGAAGCAAAATTTAGAAACCAATCGACTGCCTTTTGGTATCTCTAATGATGTTGGCGATGATGATGACGAAGATGATGACCAGAGCAAATATACTCATTTCGAGCAGCAGCAGCGGAGAGGAATTGAGGTAAGGAAGATCTTTGAAGAAGATATGAGATGCACTCAAGAATTGGCTGAGGAGTCTCGCTGGTCTCACGAGGCTCTGAGCATCCTACAAAGCGTTGATACCAACCTCCTAATCTTGAGTGCAGGAGCAGTTTTGTTGTTGTTCGTTGTTCAGTTTGTTATTCATGTTAACATGTCTTAATGTCTCtaaacaaatttaaattcaCGGCAAATAATCAAAGATAGGCCTGTTCCGTGAGAGAATAATCGTCAATGTTTTCTTTGTAATGCAATTTTGTTTTAGTGAAGGACTGGTATTTGTGCCCTAAACAGATCCGAACACCTCTAAACTTGTTCTTCTGTAAATTTCCTGATTATGTTATTTCATGTATTCACATGCTCATGAGATTTCCTTTTTCAGTTTCTATAAGCAAGATGAAGCATAATGATCACCGAAACCcggcttctttttcaaaagtCATTTCGAGCCCAGCCATTGTGTTTGGTACAGTAGAACGGAATCAAAATGACATAATTTTGTATCTTCTTTATTAAAAGTGTTTCTTTTTCTATAATTTGTGGCAAACTGTTCGGCATAATTCATGATGGTATAACGTAATTAACAATATAATTGGTTAAGTACGATAGCACATTGtcgaagaaaaaaacaaatatttaaccCAAGCTCTGGCAACCTTATCGTATAACCGTCATCTTCAAGAAAGCACTCCACAGACCTTCATTTAGATTGAGACGACCACTTGGTCGAAAAACAGCCGCACCTTTAATGCCATGTTGAGACTTACGGCAACCAAGAGCTCACCAAACAGAAGATTCTCATTTAAGATCGAATGATGCCAGTCTCTAGATGACCAACTTCAGCAATTAAAATAATCGATCATTTTGATTCATTTCAAGCATCGGCTGCTTGATGGGTAATAATGGTTGGGATTTATATGATTAACAATTTCTGCAATTGCAGCGGTTAGATAATGAAAACAAGATTTGAAGTGATGATAAACCTCAGGTTTTACATACAATTTTACATCCAATCCAACTAAAATGATTGCCTGATTAAATGCAGAGATAAGTTCCGATAATAATCCAGCCTTGTTTGGTCGTAAAAAATTTCACAAGTCAGACTTGATATTCCCTAATCTAACAGGAGTCCAAGTTTCTTATCTGTCTATCTAATGACACAATCTACGCAGCATTCTTGATTCAGTCTCACATTATTATACATTTACAGTTACACCCTCCGTTGCAGCCCCTctaaatgtttaaaaaacaaGGCAGTAAGCACCGCTTGGTTGAATAGAAAACGTATTTTTTCAGTAACAGAGAAACCACTCTTGGAGTGGTAATGGGTCCTGCTAGATTAATCTGCCGTTCCTGTAATCACAAATTGCTTGAACGTGATAGTGAATGGGAGACTTATTCCCCAAAATTGAAAACCATTCTTGGGGTCGAAACCTGAATAGTGCTGATTTAACCTGCTGTTCCTGTCATCACCTCACCAACGGTGACTCAGAAACTTTGGACAACAACCAAATTTATCAGCAAGGTAATGATCATTGGCCAAACAGCAAGGATGGTATCCGAGAGACTCAGCTACACAGAGCCCCACAGACCGAGGTAAAGGGCCAAGAAGGCTGTAAGTCATAGTCAGCGGTATATGCCAGAGACAAACAAGAGCTCCGTGAGCAGCTAGAGTTCTAACTTGAGATTTTCGACACCCAGGATCCCTTCCATAGGATGATATGGTAAGCTCTGACTCAACACAACCTGTAAATTTTGCAACTTCATTTGatcctattttatttttgtcagTATTTTGAACTTCTAAAACCTTAGCAGGGCGAGTTGACTCTATATGTaccaataaaagagagaaaatgcgTGAGCAAGAAGACTCAAACCACCACCTGCACCACAACAGCGAATGGAATGTCGAAGAATAAATTGCTAGTATAAccttgaattttatttttaacatgtGAGAAGGATACCAGAAATGACCTATGTCAACAAACCAATTAGGAACTTACATGACGACAGGCCACAAAGAACTACCCAATATCTCTCTTTATATACAGCTTCCTCATATGCACGATGAAGGTGCTTGAAGTCGAGAAACACACTTCCTACGCCTACCTTCCCAGCAGATGTTTTTCGTAAATTACATTGTTCTGAGCTTTGCATTTCCACTGGTTGGTAGCCATACTTCAATGTAGATGCTTCATGTCTCATAATTTAACATTCAAGAAATCCATGATCCAGATTTTCTGACTTCTGCCAGCTACAACCAGTTGACCAGCCAAGGACGCCTTGAATCAAGTCAATGCTTGAGCAGGCACTTACCTGAAAAGATGCGCAAGCAAAACAGCTTGTCAAGAATTCAGAATTGAAGCGGCACCGAGTTAATCTGTCAATTAGCTCAGTTAACTCAGGTAGTCGCATGGTAACAAAAGAAGATGGACTTGTGAAAGTTGGACTCTGTTCTTGGAATAGGTTCTCCATGCGAAATCCAACAATACTCAAGCCTGCTAAGCAAGGAAACTATGGTACGGTTTTCTAAGAAATAAGTATGTGCGATAAGAAGatatgagaaattgaaaaataagacTATCCATGGGTACCAGATTGGTAAGATCTCCTTCAATGTGAAATAGCATGACTCCGACGCCTTTTATCTTGTCAACCTCTGCCTGGTCATCAAAGGCATGTCAAAATGGTAGGTAGGTAAAAAGTTGAGATAACTGTATTAACCAAAGTAGATCCTTACCACACAAGAACAGATCATTATTCCAGCAGCCGTTAAAGCAGCAGTTACTTCCGCCATCATCCCTGTCCCCACAACAATATCCAGATGCTGGAATCAGTCAGCAACAGAACAGCTTAAACTGATTACAGATTATTTATTTTAGCCTTTTTAGGCAAGAAGTCATATAGAAACATGGCAACCTTAAACCAGCTCATTCCACCATACATTTACAACCCAAGATGACTTTTGCAAACCAATAACACAATTAACCAAAAGCTGAAAAGTCAATAACTGCCGCAACCTCAAGAACAGAAGCCAATtaaaagaaacagagaaaaacaGAAGTGTATAAGCTATGTCCCATGAGTGTGGGGGTGCGGACACAGGTGTAGAGCAGTTTCAAAAAACTTGGATGAGGGGACAAGgctatacacacacataatcCATAAAATATATGGACCATGAAAGGTATGGATCCCATGAACTACTGTTCATCGTCCATCACATGAGATCTGATGGGGAAAAAGCATGGACAGTTCAGGGATGCTACAAATTTGAATGTCTATACCCATTTTCACCTCCCATTCTTTAGATCTCATCTGTCAAATCTCACGCAATGCTATCCTATGAccctatatatgtgtgtgtaaaagattttttatttattattcatACTCATGAACTACAGAGAGTCTAagtatgcaaaaaaaaaaaaaaaaaactatttaatgTCTTGCATGGACTGCACCCATGTCCAGCTGCATGGCACCCTTCCAGGTGAGTCTGTGTGTGGCATAGTGTATAATTCATCTGCAAGACGGCGTACATAATTCATCTGCACTGTGACAAGATCTAAAACCAATTGGCTTGCAACAAATTTAGTTCCATAAGGGAAATTGACAGAGCAAGAACAAGAATGTCTAGATGGAGGATCACCTCCTTGATTGACTGAAACAACACAGAGCCATTGGATGGACTGTCCTTCAAGATTGTGCCAGAATGCTACTTTCCCAGACCGCCAGGTTTCTAGGCCAGATAGTACTTCCTTATACAAAGGAACATGTTTCTGAGGCAACACAGAAAGACCACTTTCTTGAGACAAAAAATCTCCATTGATCTTCAAGCTCATCTTCTGCAAGTTCTTGTTATGTTTCCCATTCACTTTTGGGGTGCCCAGCTTTCCTTGAACATGATGAATATTTTCATGACTGTTTCTTGTTGACAATCCTGAAACATTCATCAGTATTTTCCTCCACATTGATTTCTCCTCTCTAGAAAGATCTGGAATAACATTGATTGGTTCAACACTGCACTTGTTATCTGCAACAAAGTTGTTGACCGCCTCTGCTGTTATTTCAGCAGCTGAAAGTGCAGCTTGCTCTCTCAGGAACTGAACATAATAGAAATTAATCAGTTGATAAagtaaatttcaaataattgaaAAAGAGATGATCAAGAAAAACTTGCCTTCATGATCTTATGTCTAGCACTGCGGGTCTTTGCATGTTGCAACCATTGCTGATGGCGCTGGAATGCAGTTTTGCTTGATAAAGCCTAAACCACATAACCATGCAATCACCCACCAACATGAGCGTTAACTGAAAATGCAGTATATcttcataacaaaaaaaaattgcttgacAGGATACACAATGTACAGAAGGTTATTTGTGTCAAATAAAAGTAGCTGCAACAATGGTGCCTTCCCTTTCCACTAAGAAGAAGGATGTATGAAAGTTTTTGTCATTCCAGCATTTATGTCAAGAGGTGAAAGTTGAAATTGATTGGAAGATCAAATAATTAATGTTATTGAGTGGATCAAGCAACCTAATGCACCAAATTGTTCATTTATTCCTTCCCACATTAaacaaaaagaatcaaaaaacaattttctttttggatcaATAAATTCTCTCCTCATTTTTTAGAAATCACTAAATGACAAGCGGCAAACTATTTAGCTGGACAGCTAAATGTGGTACTAACGTTGTATGTGATAATCTCCACAACTTCAGCATTGACAAGCACATGTGTAGGAGACACAAGATTCCCATTAACCTGCAAATAAGCAGCTGGGTTAGATGATTCCTTAGATTTAGTATCTTTTTAAAACCATAGGAGAAGCGAAGAACTAATATGTAACCTTTGCAGCCACCATTTTGTTGCCAATTTCTGTATGTATCTGATAAGCATAGTCAACAACTGTAGCTCCTTTAGGCAAGTTCTTAATCTGCACCATAAGATGCAAAGAACATGTATTTGTAATGATGACAAACATGGCACAAATGTGATCCTAATAATGGTGACACAATAAGCTCCCTTACCTCACCCTTTGGTGTGAAAACAAATACACGGCTCCCTAAAAGGTCTCGGGTTACAGTATCCACAAATTCCCTGGAACTCATATTCCCAACAAATTCTTCTTGCCATTCTCGAATCGCATTAAGCCAGCCAATCTACAATTTTTGAACAGTTCCATGCAAATATTTAAGAATCGATCTATTCACATACATTTTAAAGGCAAATCAGAACATCCAACTGACTCATATTATTATTACCCTGAGTGCAATATCTGCATTGTTCAGGCAAGCAGCTTTTGTTCTCATGTTCCTACCAGAAATGTTATTATGCCTGCTTGTGCTAATTCCTTGTTCTTTCCCACTGTAATGAGCAGCAATACCTCTTTCAGCTATCAGATCCATGTCCGCAGTTCGTATCTGCCAAGAGTGAAAAATGTTAACTAATAATTTAAAGTGCAGATAAGTGTTTGTGGAACTGTACAAGTATGACTAAGCTACCGAACTGAGGCTCATCAAGTCCATGAGCACAAGGATGGTAAGGAAATGACAAGTTGAAACCCGCGGGGAAACAGATCAAGTCCATAAAGATCACCTGAACTTCCAATCTAAACATGCTCTCATAAAGAAATGGTATCACTGCAGTATGCAGGCTTTGGTAGCCATTAGGTTTTGGTGTAGCTATGTAATCCTTCATCTGTTGTcaattgaaagaagaaatacttTTATTTGCaccaaaaataataatatatataaaaaatcagCAAGGGAATACATAGATGCTCACAGCTCGAGGGATAGGAGTCCAGATGCCATGAACAAGACCAAGAACATGATAGCAAATCTGAAACAAACAGGGAAAGAACAAGCAAGTCAATAAAAGTAAAACTTCAGTTTAACAGCCGAACATCCAAACAACCCACCTGCTGAGCAGCACATAAAGGTCCTACTCCAATGCATGGCTTTGGGCTGACAACAATGCGAAGCTGGTAAAACAAGCACTATGGTAATTAACTTAAAGAGCAAGTTGATCCATACCAAGTTATCTGGAGGCATAACTCTATAAGTATCAACCAAAATATGCTTTGCTTTCAAAATTTGGTAAACGAACCTGTGCAATTTGATTGACCTCATGAATTGACCCCTTTGACTTCAGAATAGCCTTATATATGCTGCAGTAGGAAAAGATTACCATCAGTCATAGAAAAAGATGCCACCTGAGAGCTAACAGATTTGACAAACGTAACAGATAACACATGTTGCATGAAGGTGCCCATGCATGTTGATGCTTCCCTTGTTCATGTgaatgcatatacatacatgcatttGGGAAAACACATACAGGATATGCAAAGATGAACTTACAGATGGATTGCCATGCCCAAGTTGACCCCATACAGGTTAAGGTACAGCTGTCAGTGTTTTTTACGTTATACACTAAGTAAACTATAtaaaaatacacacacacagagttgCTGCCAccacaccaacatcttctttcatgtgacatagcataaAGGTGGATGTTGATTAGCTTAGTTCAGAAGAATCTTAACAATTGAAGCTTTTAAAAATGCATATAGTTGCTTTTCTCGAGTGTGCATTCCTTCCCAGTTTCTATTCGTTCTAAAGAAATtgtcttgataaaaaaaacctcTGGTGCATATACATGCATTGTTCCCAGGTTGTAAAATATGGATTCTTTCTATGTTACGTACGTTCATTCATTTGCCTGTGGATACAAAAACACAAGCGTTGAACTATGATCTTAGTGCCTACTGCTTTTGCTTATGCTTTTGCCTATGCTTATGCTTATGCTTCTGCTTCTCAGAATGTGAAAGCCAAATGACATTTTAACCACTACGCCTATGAATCTTATTTAGAGATGCCAAGGACAACAAAAGCATCTTTGCTCTCAGAGCTATGAGTTGCATTTTGCTCTACAGCCATGGGCTCATGAAGCACCCTTGTCATGTACACCCTGCAAATTAGGTGTCAGTCCCTTGCTAATATGGGTGGACACAGATGCGGATATTGGAAACTGCAAAacatatgttgattttttttattactttataCGTTATGCATATCAATAATAACTGTATGGCTTGTTTTgcataaaatcttattgttgtcaatatatatatatatatatatatatatatatatatatatatatatatatatagatataaccCCCATGTGATGTAGCCATGAAGTTATTGGGAGTATTATTGGAGAGCTCAAGCAACACACAGTCATAGTCAAGCAACAGTCTAATGGTAAGGGTCAAATACTAGTAGTAAAATACTAAAATGCCATGAGATCAAGTAGAATTATTTTGACTATGAAACAATGAGGTAATAGAGAGCCTGGAAAGGAAATTGGGGACAACAAGAAATTCAGCTATCAATCATGAAACATCTTCATCTAAAGCAATCTACAAAGTTGACCATCATACTTAAGCGACATACGAGGTTCTGGAAaacttggaagttggaacatTGGGAAATATAGAAATTTCTCAAAGTGCTATTACATAGAGCAGTTAAACTAACTTTGCGATCGTAGTATCTGAATGAtcaagtttgaaaattgaaacaCATCAACAAGGTCCTTTcaacttatatttaatatttctaGCATGAAGTATCAGATAAACTTTTCCATAAAGACATATGAGTGAATCATGCAAACTAATTGGGATAGCAAGGAGTCAGAAGTTTGTGTATGCCTGTATGGTCTTTGGTAGAAACATCCAGCAATTTTACTTGGAATTCTAACATGAAATGTCAGATAAACTTTTCCACAAAGATATATGAGTGATTCATGCAAACTAATTGGGATTCCAAGGAGTCAAGAGTTTGCGTATGGTCTTTGATAGAAACATCCAGCAATTTTACTAGATAGTATTCCAGAATCTATGATTTTCTCACATGAATTGACTTTTGAATCCTAGCAGAAGCTCAAGAGATACAAAACAAGAATCCTGCATCTTGTGCATAAAGGTGGATTTAGTTTGACTTGACAGAAAACTAATTATCAATTGCATTGcatagtacaattatcatattTGGCTATCGAATCAAAGAGGTCCTGATCAGCATCACATCAGGTCTTGATTAGGGTATTGACTTGCGGAGATAAGAAGTCAAAAGGGagcaaaaaaaaagtacttACCTATATGGGTCCTTACAAACTGAATGAACATCCACGCTAACAGTCATAAGTTCCAGGAATTGGTCCTTCTCAATATTTTGGACTAGGATCCTCTTGGCCTGAAATCAGACAAAATAGTTAAGAACATCAGATGAAGAACCAATGTCATGCATTATCTAGACGACCCCAACAATTCAATTTGTTGGGACCCCCTCAGGACACATTTGATTGTCCTCATCGCCAGAAACATTAATTAATATGGATACCTCATCAAGTTCCTTGCTATGCTCTTTACAAAGCTCACTAATCCTTCTCTGTATCTCAGCATACTCATGAGCATTTGTGTACATAAATGACAAATTTTCTAGCTCTGACTGCCATAGAAAATCACCATATCGCATCAGCATAAGGAAACGAAAATATGGAAGAAGGATAACTATAATTCACAAAATCCAGG contains these protein-coding regions:
- the LOC116254685 gene encoding putative GTP diphosphokinase RSH1, chloroplastic translates to MVSATSISVLMECMNRCKLVNQDVSGRWECSALSCAWKAPRVLSGFLASTTQPHSSTFQSCRAETRNSKRHGRYTPWNCEIACIQGLGFLESVDSAVLGGFHKSCGISGACNGWRLYSTSSSSSDGSDAISPEILWEDLKQSISYLPPNELHLVKNALKLAFEAHDGQKRRSGEPFIIHPVEVARILGELDLDWESIAAGLLHDTVEDTKVVTFERIEEEFGATVRHIVEGETKVSKLGKLQYNNATTSAQDVKADDLRQMFLAMTEEVRVIIVKLADRLHNMRTLSHMPQHKQSSIALETLQVFAPLAKLLGMYRIKSELENLSFMYTNAHEYAEIQRRISELCKEHSKELDEAKRILVQNIEKDQFLELMTVSVDVHSVCKDPYSIYKAILKSKGSIHEVNQIAQLRIVVSPKPCIGVGPLCAAQQICYHVLGLVHGIWTPIPRAMKDYIATPKPNGYQSLHTAVIPFLYESMFRLEVQIRTADMDLIAERGIAAHYSGKEQGISTSRHNNISGRNMRTKAACLNNADIALRIGWLNAIREWQEEFVGNMSSREFVDTVTRDLLGSRVFVFTPKGEIKNLPKGATVVDYAYQIHTEIGNKMVAAKVNGNLVSPTHVLVNAEVVEIITYNALSSKTAFQRHQQWLQHAKTRSARHKIMKFLREQAALSAAEITAEAVNNFVADNKCSVEPINVIPDLSREEKSMWRKILMNVSGLSTRNSHENIHHVQGKLGTPKVNGKHNKNLQKMSLKINGDFLSQESGLSVLPQKHVPLYKEVLSGLETWRSGKVAFWHNLEGQSIQWLCVVSVNQGGMMAEVTAALTAAGIMICSCVAEVDKIKGVGVMLFHIEGDLTNLVSACSSIDLIQGVLGWSTGCSWQKSENLDHGFLEC